A stretch of Lathyrus oleraceus cultivar Zhongwan6 chromosome 6, CAAS_Psat_ZW6_1.0, whole genome shotgun sequence DNA encodes these proteins:
- the LOC127092294 gene encoding probable prefoldin subunit 4 — translation MQQGGGSETEVTWEDQQNINKFGRLNNRLHELNDEIKFAKEANDNLEDASNELILTDEEVVRFQIGEVFAHVPKDEVESRIEQMQETTSQKLEKLEEEKQSVVAQMSELKKILYGKFKDSINLEED, via the exons ATGCAGCAG GGAGGAGGATCTGAAACGGAAGTTACATGGGAGGACCAGCAGAATATCAACAAATTCGGAAGGTTGAATAATCGCTTACATGAGCTTAACGATGAGATCAAATTCGCTAAG GAAGCTAATGATAATTTGGAGGATGCAAGCAATGAGTTGATTCTCACTGATGAAGAGGTTGTTCGGTTTCAAATAGGAGAGGTTTTTGCTCATGTGCCGAAGGATGAAGTTGAGAGCAGGATAGAACAGATGCAAGAGACAACAAGCCAGAAATTGGAAAAACTTGAGGAGGAGAAACAATCTGTGGTTGCTCAGATGTCCGAACTGAAGAAAATTTTGTACGGGAAGTTCAAAGACTCTATCAATCTTGAGGAGGATTAG